From Candidatus Beckwithbacteria bacterium:
CAAACTCATCAGTGTAATAAAGTACCGAGTATGGAAATGGTTTGCTAACCGGTGCCCATAAGGTAGTTGGGTAGTTTTTACCAGAAATTTCTAAAACTGAAAGCGCAATTTGACCACCATTGCTGTGCGCCCAAATTCCAATTTTAGTAGGATCTGCCATACCAATAGAGCCTACTGAAGCAATTAAATTCAGCACGTCAACTGGATTATGAAAGCGGTTAAACCACACATCGTCTTTACCTTTATCTGAACTGCCATAATCTAAAAAGTCAGGTGCTAACGTAATATAGCCATTTTGGGCAAAGATGGCAGCTGCTTTTTCTGTCCCAATTCCGGGCCGATACATTTCCTGATCAACATAACCTCTGATCATAATAATGACTGGCCGTTTTTTACTCTCAGGAGTTACTGGAAAATTAGCAATACCAGAAATGGTATAACTGTCTGATTGGTAGGTAAAAAGTTGAGAAATATAAGCGCTATTTTCAGTCACTGTTTCCCCAAGCTTAATTTGACTAGCCTGATATTTTCTTTTAGCTAAGTTAGTAAATGTATATGTAAGTAGTGGTTTAGGAGTTGGTTGAGGGGTTGAATTTAATCCTCCTGGAGAAAGAAGAGATTTTTCGCTATTAGATTTAGAGAGAAAATAAACTCCACAACAACTTATAACTAAAATAAAGATTGCACAGCCTATTACTAAAAGTTTCATAGACCTATTATAAACCGATTTAAAATTCGGTCCTTTTTTTAGTTAAAACAAATAAATCAGGATTATTAAAGGAAGATGGGATTTGATTAGATCCTTCAACTAAAAACAGCGCAGCATTCACACTATTATTTGCAAAAAGGTGTACAGCTTTTACTTTCTTTTCCTTAAAATATGAAAAGAGAGAGGTTACAATTTCAGCTTCATATCCTTCAGAAATTAAATCATCTGTAATTTCTTTAACAGAATTTTTATCCTGGGAAAAATCTACCACCATCAATTCGCCTGAATATTTTGAATTGAGCAGTGAATCATGAGCTCTTTGTACAAAAGCCTCGATATCATCAGGAATTTCTCCACTAACATTAATCCATAAATGGCCTGTTTCCCAATTTGTATGTTTTCCTATTGGAAAAATTGCAGTAGCATTGGAATCAGTAATTGCACTTCTTTCTTTACTCATAAAAATATATTATTTTGCTTTCGGAAAAACGTTATTTTACACCAAACACCAAAAAATTACTTTATTCAAGAACCTAAAATATACAAAATGGAAATTAAATGTCTATGAAGATTGAGTGAAAGAAAGATTAAATTACTCGATACTCTAAAAGCATAGTCCCTCTTTCGTTAAGTTTTTTAGAGCTTAATAATTTTAATTTGCAGTCAAGTTGGTCGTTAAACAGCTTTACCCCCTGACCAAACAAGTGCGGTTCGACTGTCAAGTACATATGGTCAACTAAGCCACTTTTCATAAACAAAGAGTAAATCGAAGCTCCACCGCAGATAGCTATTTTTTTATAGCCTTGTTTTTTAAAATCAGATAGCAAAGCCTGAGGTTTTTGATTGGTATAGACGAGATTATCATAATTACTTTTTAAGGGTTTTGAGGTGTAGATAATATTAAGCCGATCTTTGAGAGGTTTTCCGATGGTTTGATAGGTAGTTTTTCCCATAATAACTACCCCAGCTTCTTTTGTTTTTTTGATAAAAAAAGTTCGGTCTTCTGGTGATGTCCAATCAAAAGAAGATTGCCCAGCTTCTCGAGCAATAAAACCATCAAGAGTGATAGCAGCGATTAAAAAAATTTTCATAACTATCCTAGTTTATCACCTTTTTGCCATGGAATAGCGGTTAACATTGGTGCATATACATCTTCATCAAGAGAAATAAGAAGCTCATCCAGCTCTTTTTTACTGGGCACTCTATCCTGCCACTCAACCTGGCTAGGACTATTAATAATAGCCAAGGGTGTTTGTTCGGCTACTTCCCCCATTTCAAAAGTGGCTGCAACTGCCAAAGCTTCAGCCACATTAACTTGCACCATAGTCAGAGTATATCCAAATAAATCTTTGTCCCCCCGACATTCACGCAGTGCTTTAAAACCGCAATGAGCCAAACAGGTTCCTGTCACTCCCCAACGCAGCGGTGTAGTTTTGCTATCAGTTACAATCACTCCAACTTGCTTTACATGATAATGGTCTCTCAAAAATTGCCAAATTCGGTTGGTTTCTTGCTGTAAATTTTTAGGCCACAAAACTAGCTGATTTTGAGCATTAGAACTATCAATTCCGGCATTGACACACAGCGTGTTGTTTTTGATTGCTAACATTAATTTATAACTGGAATAAGGACCGTAATACAATTCGGCTTCTTTTTTTACCCAAGCAATTTTATCTTTTTTTTTAGTAGCAGCAATGGGAACTAGTTGGTTTTGGGCATAGCTGATAATTTTGGAAGTAACTGCCAAAACACTTTGTTCCGGAATTTGAGCAATAGACTGCTCAATAATTTGCAGTAAATCATCACCTGGTTTAACCAGCTTAGTTTTAATAGCCTTAACCCGCATATCTAATTAATTTTTGTTTTATTTTGCTTTGCTGTCAAAGAAAATAGGCTTAATATACATTTCTACCATTTAAACAGCGGATACTTACTGGCCAACTCTTTGACCTCTTTGCGAACTTTTACCAGGTATTGATCTCTATTCATTTTAGCTCGGAATTTTTTGATAAATTCGTTCCGCTCTTCTTTTTTCTCTGGCAAAGGATAATCTTTGACGTGGTCAATAATTTGGGCAATCCATTTGGCAATTTGTTTCATTTGCATCCCTCGCATACCACGAGTGGTCACCAAAGGTGTTCCAATTCGTACACCCGATGGATAAAAAGGTGAGCAAGGTTCATTGGGAA
This genomic window contains:
- a CDS encoding prolyl oligopeptidase family serine peptidase; amino-acid sequence: MKLLVIGCAIFILVISCCGVYFLSKSNSEKSLLSPGGLNSTPQPTPKPLLTYTFTNLAKRKYQASQIKLGETVTENSAYISQLFTYQSDSYTISGIANFPVTPESKKRPVIIMIRGYVDQEMYRPGIGTEKAAAIFAQNGYITLAPDFLDYGSSDKGKDDVWFNRFHNPVDVLNLIASVGSIGMADPTKIGIWAHSNGGQIALSVLEISGKNYPTTLWAPVSKPFPYSVLYYTDEFDDEGKYLRQELAYFEQDYDVTDFSITQYFDQIQAPLQIHQGDKDEEVPVYWSNTLVDQLKGLDKDVTYFVWVGADHNMVGSWGEVVEKDVEFFDKHLQ
- a CDS encoding dihydrofolate reductase → MKIFLIAAITLDGFIAREAGQSSFDWTSPEDRTFFIKKTKEAGVVIMGKTTYQTIGKPLKDRLNIIYTSKPLKSNYDNLVYTNQKPQALLSDFKKQGYKKIAICGGASIYSLFMKSGLVDHMYLTVEPHLFGQGVKLFNDQLDCKLKLLSSKKLNERGTMLLEYRVI
- a CDS encoding putative folate metabolism gamma-glutamate ligase yields the protein MRVKAIKTKLVKPGDDLLQIIEQSIAQIPEQSVLAVTSKIISYAQNQLVPIAATKKKDKIAWVKKEAELYYGPYSSYKLMLAIKNNTLCVNAGIDSSNAQNQLVLWPKNLQQETNRIWQFLRDHYHVKQVGVIVTDSKTTPLRWGVTGTCLAHCGFKALRECRGDKDLFGYTLTMVQVNVAEALAVAATFEMGEVAEQTPLAIINSPSQVEWQDRVPSKKELDELLISLDEDVYAPMLTAIPWQKGDKLG